GTTGACTATGCATATAGGAAGGAGATACCATCGAACGGAAAGGCGATGAGGAAATACACGGGCGGACGACGAACTCAGGACTGAGACTGCGCTATTCGATATGAAACACCGAGTATATCGGGACCAGTGCCACTGCATCCGCGTTCAGAGACGCCCACTGCGTCCGTGTTCAGAGACGCTCAGCTCCCGTCCGTATACTCAGACGAATGTACCGACGTCGATCAATGAGAGCCGAAAGGCTAGTGTATCCGCTTGCTACGGGACAGCACGGGACTAGCTTTTCGGAGAGCTACGACAAGTGGCGCAGGGTACCCCGACCGGTTTCGGGGCCAGAGCAGCGGCCGACTCATAGTCTGGTACCGGACTGCATCTGTGAGCGCCATGTGATGAGCTATCCCGTCAGAATATAAGCTCTATCATCTGTCTACTATATACATATAAATCGTGACGGTTACGACTCATCGTGAAGTTACGACTCGGCTAGTAGCGAGGCCGTCTTCCAGAGTGAATCGGTGATGAAACACCACCGTGTCCGCTGTTCTATGCACCGTGCTCGCTGTTCTGTCATATCTGTTCGGTCTGGAGAAACGACTCACTCAGGCTACACCGGTGGGAACTGATGAGATCATTCAAAGAGCAGTAAAAGAGGACACACCCACCCCACTATGTCCGCTGTTCTCTTCCGAAAATCAGATGAGTTGACGAATGAGAATATATTACATTCTGTGAAACGTAGAAATATAAAGCAGGAGTTGCCATTTGGACTAGCTCACACCAACCCCTATTAAATATTCCTCTTTCTAGAGCTTCCTTCTAATGGGCGTCCTTCTCAGAGAGATTACTGCGGACATGGTGGGGTGGGTGTGTACCGGAGTCTAATATAAACCACGAGAACAGCGGACACTCCGGACAGTGTGGTTTTATAAACCATGCTGCTAGAGGGACGCACAGACAACCCGAATGAGTCTCTTCGAACGCGACACTGAAATCTACAGAAATCGCGATGCGTTACGAGAAGATTACCAGCCGAAACAGCTCGTCGGTCGTGACGAAGAAATTCAAATGTATCAGGCTGCGTTACAGCCCGTAATCAACGGTGAGCAGCCAAACAACGTCTTTCTCTACGGGAAAACCGGTGTCGGAAAGACTGCAGCCACCAGATATCTCCTCTCTCACCTCGAGGAAGACGCCGGACAGTACGACGACATCGATCTCCATCTCACTTTTCTCAACTGTGACGGTCTCACATCGTCATACCAAATCGCGACGCGGCTGGTCAACGAACTTCGAGACGAGCCGAACCAGATCAGTACCACTGGGTATCCCCGGGCGACGGTCTACGAAATGCTATGGGACGACCTCGACGAAATCGGCGGCACCAATCTGATCGTCCTCGACGAAGTCGACCACGTCGACGACGATTCGATCCTCTATCAACTTCCTCGAGCCCGTGCGAACAACAATCTCTCTGCGGCGAAGATCGGAATCATCGGCATCTCGAACGACTTCTCGTTCCGCGATGACCTCTCCCCGAAAGTCAAAAGCTCGCTCTGTGAACAGGAGATTCACTTCCCCGCCTACGACGCGGGCGATCTCCAGAAGATCCTCGAACAGCGTGCGGCAGTCGCGTTTCACGATGACGTCCTCGACGACGCAGTGATTCCATTGTGTGCAGCGTACGGCGCAAAAGACGCCGGTGATGCCCGTCAGTCGATCGATCTCCTCATGAAGGCCGGCGATCTCGCTCGAGAAGAGGACGAGGCAACGATCGTCACTGAGAGCCACGTAGAGGCGGGTCGCCACGACTTGGAACGCGGACGTATCGAAGAGGGTATTAACGGGCTCACGCAACACGGCCACCTGGTACTGTACTCGTTGCTTACGCTCCATCTCCAGGACGAAACGCCGATTCGGTCTCGGGACGTCCGTCCCCGCTACACCAACTTCGCACAGCGGGCCGGACGAGATCCGCTCGTCCCGCGTCGAATGCGCGATCATCTGTCGGAACTCGCTAT
This sequence is a window from Natrinema amylolyticum. Protein-coding genes within it:
- a CDS encoding orc1/cdc6 family replication initiation protein, with translation MSLFERDTEIYRNRDALREDYQPKQLVGRDEEIQMYQAALQPVINGEQPNNVFLYGKTGVGKTAATRYLLSHLEEDAGQYDDIDLHLTFLNCDGLTSSYQIATRLVNELRDEPNQISTTGYPRATVYEMLWDDLDEIGGTNLIVLDEVDHVDDDSILYQLPRARANNNLSAAKIGIIGISNDFSFRDDLSPKVKSSLCEQEIHFPAYDAGDLQKILEQRAAVAFHDDVLDDAVIPLCAAYGAKDAGDARQSIDLLMKAGDLAREEDEATIVTESHVEAGRHDLERGRIEEGINGLTQHGHLVLYSLLTLHLQDETPIRSRDVRPRYTNFAQRAGRDPLVPRRMRDHLSELAMLGLVSVTERNEGRRGGTYREYTLDMDVELIVSSLDEIVDDVGVHDSIQDHLIDADATDENTSLSEYY